In Brachypodium distachyon strain Bd21 chromosome 2, Brachypodium_distachyon_v3.0, whole genome shotgun sequence, one genomic interval encodes:
- the LOC100824390 gene encoding putative methyltransferase DDB_G0268948 yields the protein MADLYEKPSETYAKKRPRYPKEWFSMLASLTAGHHRAWDAGCGSGQASVSIAEHYDSVVATDVSEAQLRHGIAHPRVRYLHTPEGLTEDGLVALVGGERSLDLVIVATAIHWFDVPLFYAVVSRALKKPGGVLAVWGYNYDIRPFEDKLQGRLYAAARAYMDPRTRLAMERYRGLPFPFEPVGVGREGEPADVDMEVEMTLDDLAGFVMTGSVATTAREQGVDLEALVKGVMKEVEEEWGDQPTVPRKLVFKAFMLAGKLK from the exons ATGGCGGACTTGTATGAGAAGCCATCGGAGACATACGCCAAGAAACGGCCGCGGTACCCCAAGGAGTGGTTCTCTATGCTCGCCTCCCTCACCGCCGGCCACCACCGCGCCTGGGACGccggctgcggcagcggccagGCCTCCGTCAGC ATCGCGGAGCACTACGACAGCGTGGTCGCCACAGACGTGAGCGAGGCGCAGCTCCGGCACGGCATCGCGCACCCGAGGGTGCGGTACCTGCACACCCCGGAGGGCCTCACGGAGGACGGCCTCGTGGCCCTCGTCGGCGGGGAACGCTCGCTTGACCTGGTGATCGTGGCGACCGCGATCCACTGGTTCGACGTCCCGCTCTTCTACGCCGTGGTGAGCCGCGCGCTCAAGAAGCCCGGGGGAGTCCTCGCCGTGTGGGGCTACAACTACGACATCCGCCCGTTCGAGGACAAGCTGCAGGGGCGGCTgtacgcggcggcgcgggcgtacATGGACCCGAGGACGAGGCTGGCCATGGAGCGCTACCGCGGGCTGCCGTTCCCGTTCGAGCCCGTCGGGGTGGGCCGCGAGGGCGAGCCCGCCGACGTCGACATGGAGGTGGAGATGACGCTGGACGACCTGGCCGGGTTCGTGATGACCGGATCCGtcgcgacgacggcgagggagcAGGGGGTGGACCTGGAGGCGCTGGTGAAGGGGGTGATGAAGGAGGTGGAAGAGGAGTGGGGGGATCAACCGACGGTGCCGAGGAAGCTTGTGTTCAAGGCCTTCATGCTGGCTGGGAAGCTCAAGTGA
- the LOC100826028 gene encoding MRN complex-interacting protein isoform X2: protein MTTLFLALQCVQCSTMQVKQQKKSSNKWVCVVCNQRQSVLRVHARGYRAADLRRFVQDANLSRGRGAPVPEADSGPAADEDQQYESPREKRRMDWTEYLDDAGERDGGCGVVGARDEGIGIEVTTELPQERHKVSSSKRPPTAQLGVAGKRPKPPNNPSLSNSKMQQIEQGSTRSTLCTATSTAEVFFLCSTKIKVQQVFGR, encoded by the exons ATGACGACGCTCTTCCTCGCCCTGCAGTGCGTCCAGTGCTCCACCATGCAG GTgaagcagcagaagaagagcaGCAACAAGTGGGTCTGCGTGGTGTGCAACCAGCGCCAGTCCGTGCTCCGCGTCCACGCCCGCGGCTACCGCGCTGCCGACCTCCGGCGCTTCGTCCAGGACGCCAACCTGTcacgcggccgcggcgcgcccGTTCCCGAGGCAGACTCGGGcccggcggcggacgaggatCAGCAATACGAGTCTCCGAGGGAGAAGAGGCGCATGGATTGGACCGAGTACCTGGACGATGCCGGGGAGCGGGATGGCGGCTGCGGCGTAGTGGGAGCGCGGGATGAGG GTATAGGGATTGAAGTGACAACTGAATTACCTCAGGAGAGACATAAAGTTTCTTCCTCAAAGAGGCCTCCCACAGCCCAATTGGGTGTAGCTGGAAAAAGGCCCAAGCCACCAAACAACCCCTCTTTATCCAATTCCAAGATGCAGCAAATCGAACAAGGATCAACTCGCTCAACTCTATGCACTGCAACATCTACTGCCGAAG tattttttttgtgcagcACAAAAATCAAAGTTCAGCAAGTATTTGGACGCTAG
- the LOC100823468 gene encoding protein IQ-DOMAIN 31 isoform X1 → MGKSPAKWIKSVLLGKKSAKSNSIKKAANGNSYPAGKEAAFPDNSPVISDPVLVSSHNNGAASNLTNGRAVETMVQIELDMPVSPEKLREELAAVKAQAAFRGYLARRAFRALKGIIRLQALIRGHLVRRQAVSTLRATWLIVKFQALVRGRNVRLSSADLPFVKLGQHKLGSAKSSDAWKEKLSSNAYVRKLLSAPVLAQALRFQYDERDPNSAYNWFERWTISCIWKAVSLPKRVADGKPQGRKTSYAMETKSAKLKRNVRKSSAATGETQTNMTPEPEKPKRNPRKFSSSPADSVPDSQLSELEKVKRNLKKAANSMAEASKISNSMAEASKVPNPKAHASKVSNSVADVPKVSNSMVEASKMPSLVNGISDHQDDQCEKALQSAFDASFPPETQDSHSGNLLDNSNVDTLVRDIEHDLETPFSPALIGEKVNEPNIVAQSDEVMLLQNIANKDGKKEQTRDKEEPLSNGNLRTSKRRSSFSNSGYPESGTKTTPVPARQPSYMAATESLKAKLRGPPILDYDSPVDKNSFTRRQSLPSAANNRGIKVEWRR, encoded by the exons ATGGGGAAATCCCCAGCGAAGTGGATAAAGTCTGTGCTCCTCGGGAAGAAATCAGCAAAGTCCAATTCTATCAAG AAGGCTGCAAATGGAAACAGTTACCCTGCTGGGAAGGAGGCTGCATTCCCTGATAACTCTCCTGTGATCTCAGACCCGGTACTTGTTAGCTCTCATAATAATGGAGCGGCGTCCAACTTGACAAATGGAAGGGCAGTGGAAACTATGGTTCAAATTGAGCTTGACATGCCAGTTAGTCCTGAGAAACTGAGAGAAGAACTAGCGGCAGTGAAGGCCCAAGCAGCTTTCCGAGGTTACCTG GCACGCAGGGCATTCCGCGCACTAAAAGGTATCATAAGACTTCAGGCACTAATTCGAGGCCATCTTGTAAGGAGGCAGGCTGTTTCAACTCTTCGTGCAACATGGTTGATTGTGAAGTTTCAAGCTCTAGTTCGTGGAAGAAATGTTAGACTTTCTAGTGCTGACCTGCCATTTGTGAAGCTTGGCCAACATAAGTTAGGG AGTGCTAAATCATCCGATGCATGGAAGGAGAAGCTATCTTCAAATGCATATGTTCGAAAG CTTTTGTCTGCACCAGTTTTGGCACAAGCTCTTCGTTTTCAGTATGACGAGAGGGACCCCAATTCAGCCTACAACTGGTTCGAAAGATGGACAATAAGCTGTATTTGGAAAGCTGTTTCCCTACCAAAAAGAGTTGCTGATGGGAAACCACAAGGAAGGAAGACCAGTTATGCTATGGAAACCAAGTCAGCAAAGTTAAAACGCAATGTTCGGAAGTCTTCTGCCGCCACTGGCGAGACTCAAACAAACATGACCCCCGAACCTGAAAAACCAAAACGAAATCCGAGGAAATTCTCTAGCTCACCTGCAGACTCGGTGCCAGATAGCCAGTTATCTGAACTTGAGAAGGTTAAAAGGAACCTTAAGAAAGCAGCTAACTCCATGGCTGAAGCCTCTAAGATATCTAATTCCATGGCTGAAGCTTCAAAAGTACCTAATCCCAAGGCTCACGCCTCAAAGGTATCTAATTCCGTTGCTGATGTGCCAAAGGTATCTAATTCCATGGTTGAAGCCTCAAAGATGCCTAGTCTAGTAAATGGGATCTCTGACCATCAAGATGACCAATGTGAGAAAGCACTACAGAGTGCATTTGACGCTTCGTTTCCACCTGAAACTCAAGATTCTCACAGTGGTAATCTTTTGGATAATTCAAATGTGGATACATTGGTACGAGATATAGAACATGATCTGGAAACTCCGTTCAGTCCGGCTTTAATTGGGGAAAAAGTAAATGAACCCAATATTGTTGCTCAATCAGATGAAGTCATGCTACTGCAGAACATCGCTAACAAAGATGGGAAGAAAGAACAGACTAGGGACAAGGAAGAACCTCTATCTAATGGAAACCTTAGAACTAGCAAGAGGAGGTCTTCATTCTCCAATTCAGGATATCCGGAAAGCGGAACAAAGACTACTCCAGTTCCAGCAAGGCAGCCAAGCTATATGGCTGCAACGGAATCCTTAAAGGCAAAGTTGCGAGGACCACCCATATTAGATTATGATTCACCGGTTGACAAGAATAGCTTCACCCGCCGCCAGTCTCTCCCGTCTGCTGCAAACA ATAGAGGAATCAAAGTGGAATGGAGGCGCTGA
- the LOC100823468 gene encoding protein IQ-DOMAIN 31 isoform X2, translated as MGKSPAKWIKSVLLGKKSAKSNSIKAANGNSYPAGKEAAFPDNSPVISDPVLVSSHNNGAASNLTNGRAVETMVQIELDMPVSPEKLREELAAVKAQAAFRGYLARRAFRALKGIIRLQALIRGHLVRRQAVSTLRATWLIVKFQALVRGRNVRLSSADLPFVKLGQHKLGSAKSSDAWKEKLSSNAYVRKLLSAPVLAQALRFQYDERDPNSAYNWFERWTISCIWKAVSLPKRVADGKPQGRKTSYAMETKSAKLKRNVRKSSAATGETQTNMTPEPEKPKRNPRKFSSSPADSVPDSQLSELEKVKRNLKKAANSMAEASKISNSMAEASKVPNPKAHASKVSNSVADVPKVSNSMVEASKMPSLVNGISDHQDDQCEKALQSAFDASFPPETQDSHSGNLLDNSNVDTLVRDIEHDLETPFSPALIGEKVNEPNIVAQSDEVMLLQNIANKDGKKEQTRDKEEPLSNGNLRTSKRRSSFSNSGYPESGTKTTPVPARQPSYMAATESLKAKLRGPPILDYDSPVDKNSFTRRQSLPSAANNRGIKVEWRR; from the exons ATGGGGAAATCCCCAGCGAAGTGGATAAAGTCTGTGCTCCTCGGGAAGAAATCAGCAAAGTCCAATTCTATCAAG GCTGCAAATGGAAACAGTTACCCTGCTGGGAAGGAGGCTGCATTCCCTGATAACTCTCCTGTGATCTCAGACCCGGTACTTGTTAGCTCTCATAATAATGGAGCGGCGTCCAACTTGACAAATGGAAGGGCAGTGGAAACTATGGTTCAAATTGAGCTTGACATGCCAGTTAGTCCTGAGAAACTGAGAGAAGAACTAGCGGCAGTGAAGGCCCAAGCAGCTTTCCGAGGTTACCTG GCACGCAGGGCATTCCGCGCACTAAAAGGTATCATAAGACTTCAGGCACTAATTCGAGGCCATCTTGTAAGGAGGCAGGCTGTTTCAACTCTTCGTGCAACATGGTTGATTGTGAAGTTTCAAGCTCTAGTTCGTGGAAGAAATGTTAGACTTTCTAGTGCTGACCTGCCATTTGTGAAGCTTGGCCAACATAAGTTAGGG AGTGCTAAATCATCCGATGCATGGAAGGAGAAGCTATCTTCAAATGCATATGTTCGAAAG CTTTTGTCTGCACCAGTTTTGGCACAAGCTCTTCGTTTTCAGTATGACGAGAGGGACCCCAATTCAGCCTACAACTGGTTCGAAAGATGGACAATAAGCTGTATTTGGAAAGCTGTTTCCCTACCAAAAAGAGTTGCTGATGGGAAACCACAAGGAAGGAAGACCAGTTATGCTATGGAAACCAAGTCAGCAAAGTTAAAACGCAATGTTCGGAAGTCTTCTGCCGCCACTGGCGAGACTCAAACAAACATGACCCCCGAACCTGAAAAACCAAAACGAAATCCGAGGAAATTCTCTAGCTCACCTGCAGACTCGGTGCCAGATAGCCAGTTATCTGAACTTGAGAAGGTTAAAAGGAACCTTAAGAAAGCAGCTAACTCCATGGCTGAAGCCTCTAAGATATCTAATTCCATGGCTGAAGCTTCAAAAGTACCTAATCCCAAGGCTCACGCCTCAAAGGTATCTAATTCCGTTGCTGATGTGCCAAAGGTATCTAATTCCATGGTTGAAGCCTCAAAGATGCCTAGTCTAGTAAATGGGATCTCTGACCATCAAGATGACCAATGTGAGAAAGCACTACAGAGTGCATTTGACGCTTCGTTTCCACCTGAAACTCAAGATTCTCACAGTGGTAATCTTTTGGATAATTCAAATGTGGATACATTGGTACGAGATATAGAACATGATCTGGAAACTCCGTTCAGTCCGGCTTTAATTGGGGAAAAAGTAAATGAACCCAATATTGTTGCTCAATCAGATGAAGTCATGCTACTGCAGAACATCGCTAACAAAGATGGGAAGAAAGAACAGACTAGGGACAAGGAAGAACCTCTATCTAATGGAAACCTTAGAACTAGCAAGAGGAGGTCTTCATTCTCCAATTCAGGATATCCGGAAAGCGGAACAAAGACTACTCCAGTTCCAGCAAGGCAGCCAAGCTATATGGCTGCAACGGAATCCTTAAAGGCAAAGTTGCGAGGACCACCCATATTAGATTATGATTCACCGGTTGACAAGAATAGCTTCACCCGCCGCCAGTCTCTCCCGTCTGCTGCAAACA ATAGAGGAATCAAAGTGGAATGGAGGCGCTGA
- the LOC100823768 gene encoding uncharacterized protein LOC100823768 yields MATTLPTSASAAVRIFQPTFCHVPRTCPVLAPSRSVSRRFSGVACSLGIGSVAGQATPQEDTVRIVAVVGEGSISPLKDTPWEEVMRHTADRLKWVDEGFEMFVFTDKSIDCDDLRKELSRCDMLVNVAITGQESVQWLVHNSKSISNVLCFHSSPSLLNKLGGTDVQYTGEQDFFGKLANVGKPSGTEESTEVLKTISNAWERHNSDDIRFCLLVVVNAYIKPVAMLQNLRAKGLSTLSCMIRNCGPQILNCLFDPDCRKAIQCLNSCSPTDQVCNYRCIASYESPRLEAFSLCVLQKNNCLELNAEIPSKPYVTPLSMFREQNLSHEVAEDLFVGWLDNLEWSWRVVAGQNPAYDQFPCQYQLFYRGKAKGSFWYEPIFQVRTLEGKLVWRRRKYRVRRASIPGTFYFSVLDNGVVSKEFWTIVDVSDDFSWGLFHYHGAAQAAGQSYTGAVLVTPDGSYPDADSPRLASALEKCGIKKWELYMVDNCSCMGAPLGTPEGSQLHYQIAPGKHAGIMQRI; encoded by the exons ATGGCGACCACTCTCCCAACCTCCGCTTCCGCCGCCGTTCGTATCTTCCAACCTACCTTCTGCCACGTCCCTAGGACGTGTCCCGTGCTTGCCCCCTCGCGTTCCGTGAGTCGCCGCTTCTCCGGCGTCGCCTGCTCTCTCGGGATTGGCAGCGTCGCTGGCCAAGCCACGCCCCAGGAGGACACCGTCCgcatcgtcgccgtcgtcggcgaAGGAAGCATCAGCCCTCTGAAGGATACGCCCTGGGAGGAGGTTATGCGCCATACG GCCGATAGGCTGAAGTGGGTTGATGAAGGTTTTGAAATGTTCGTCTTCACAGACAAGTCGATTGACTGTGATGATCTTAGGAAAGAGTTGTCTCGCTGTGATATGTTAGTCAACGTTGCAATAACAGGCCAGGAGTCTGTTCAGTGGCTTGTGCATAACAGTAAGAGCATTTCGAATGTGCTTTGCTTTCACTCCTCTCCATCCTTGTTAAACAAGCTAGGAGGCACAGATGTTCAATACACTGGAGAGCAGGACTTCTTTGGCAAGTTAGCCAATGTTGGAAAACCAAGTGGCACAGAGGAGTCAACTGAAGTCCTCAAGACCATATCCAATGCCTGGGAAAGGCACAACTCAGATGACATTAGATTTTGCCTGCTCGTTGTGGTTAATGCATACATAAAGCCAGTTGCTATGCTGCAAAACCTAAGGGCAAAAGGCCTATCTACCCTAAGTTGTATGATAAGAAACTGTGGTCCTCAGATACTGAATTGTTTGTTTGATCCTGACTGTAGGAAAGCCATTCAGTGTTTGAATTCTTGCTCTCCAACTGATCAGGTCTGCAACTATCGCTGCATTGCATCATACGAGAGTCCGCGTCTGGAGGCATTTTCTCTGTGTGTTTTGCAAAAGAACAACTGTCTTGAGCTGAATGCTGAGATCCCTAGTAAACCCTATGTAACCCCGCTATCCATGTTCAGAGAACAAAATCTTAGCCATGAAGTTGCGGAAGACCTGTTTGTCGGTTGGCTGGACAACTTGGAATGGAGTTGGAGAGTTGTAGCTGGACAAAATCCAGCATATGACCAGTTCCCGTGCCAGTACCAATTATTCTACAGAGGGAAAGCAAAAGGTTCATTTTGGTATGAGCCAATTTTTCAAGTCAGAACCCTGGAAGGGAAGTTGGTCTGGAGGCGCAGAAAGTACCGAGTTAGAAGAGCTAGCATCCCTGGCACTTTTTATTTCAGTGTGTTGGATAATGGTGTGGTTTCAAAAGAGTTTTGGACAATTGTTGATGTTTCAGATGATTTCAGCTGGGGTCTGTTCCATTATCATGGAGCCGCTCAGGCTGCTGGACAATCGTACACTGGAGCAGTGCTTGTTACTCCTGATGGGTCTTATCCTGATGCAGACAGCCCACGGTTGGCCTCTGCTTTAGAGAAGTGTGGTATTAAGAAATGGGAGCTTTATATGGTTGATAACTGCTCCTGCATGGGTGCGCCTTTGGGGACTCCAGAAGGATCACAGCTGCATTACCAGATCGCTCCAGGAAAACATGCTGGTATTATGCAGAGAATATGA
- the LOC100826028 gene encoding MRN complex-interacting protein isoform X1 codes for MTTLFLALQCVQCSTMQVKQQKKSSNKWVCVVCNQRQSVLRVHARGYRAADLRRFVQDANLSRGRGAPVPEADSGPAADEDQQYESPREKRRMDWTEYLDDAGERDGGCGVVGARDEGIGIEVTTELPQERHKVSSSKRPPTAQLGVAGKRPKPPNNPSLSNSKMQQIEQGSTRSTLCTATSTAEAQKSKFSKYLDASFFEDRRQEGSGLHWTDLDESATTEVLVDDEVHPDFM; via the exons ATGACGACGCTCTTCCTCGCCCTGCAGTGCGTCCAGTGCTCCACCATGCAG GTgaagcagcagaagaagagcaGCAACAAGTGGGTCTGCGTGGTGTGCAACCAGCGCCAGTCCGTGCTCCGCGTCCACGCCCGCGGCTACCGCGCTGCCGACCTCCGGCGCTTCGTCCAGGACGCCAACCTGTcacgcggccgcggcgcgcccGTTCCCGAGGCAGACTCGGGcccggcggcggacgaggatCAGCAATACGAGTCTCCGAGGGAGAAGAGGCGCATGGATTGGACCGAGTACCTGGACGATGCCGGGGAGCGGGATGGCGGCTGCGGCGTAGTGGGAGCGCGGGATGAGG GTATAGGGATTGAAGTGACAACTGAATTACCTCAGGAGAGACATAAAGTTTCTTCCTCAAAGAGGCCTCCCACAGCCCAATTGGGTGTAGCTGGAAAAAGGCCCAAGCCACCAAACAACCCCTCTTTATCCAATTCCAAGATGCAGCAAATCGAACAAGGATCAACTCGCTCAACTCTATGCACTGCAACATCTACTGCCGAAG cACAAAAATCAAAGTTCAGCAAGTATTTGGACGCTAGCTTCTTTGAAGATAGAAGGCAAGAAGGCTCTGGGCTCCACTGGACTGATCTCGATGAAAGTGCCACTACCGAGGTACTGGTGGATGATGAGGTACACCCGGATTTCATGTGA